The segment GCTGAAGATGTTCTGCAAGGGTTTCTGCTGCTTTATCGTAGTAGGGCTGTGCAGATTCTTCGAGCTTAAATGGGAAATACATGGGAACTTCGATTTGTTCCGGGTGTAAGTACTCTGCCACAATCGATCGCGCTAATTTCAAAGCACTATCTGACAGCGGATATGCCACAACTTGCGCCGATCGCAACACGCGAAACGCTTTCATTGTAAGCAGTTCTGGATCTCCAGGACCAATTCCAATTCCATAAAGCCGACCCGTCATAAGTTATATCTCCTCTTGTTTTGCTAAAGCATTGACTGCCGCTGCTGCGATCGCGCTTCCACCTCGTCGCCCATGCAAGGTAATAAACGGCACACCTCGACTGTTGGCTGCAAGTTCGGCTTTCGATTCTGCCGCTCCAACAAAACCAACGGGAAAGCCTAAAATCAACGCAGGTTTTGGTGCACCTTCATCGAGCAATTCCAGCAATCTAAATAATGCAGTCGGCGCATTCCCGATCGCAATCACGGCTCCTCTCATGTCCCAAAGATCTAAAGCAGCAGCCGATCGCGTATTGTTCAGCTTTTGCGCCAGTTCTGGAACAATTGGATCATTGAGGGTACAAATCACAGGATTATCGACTGGCAAACGTTTTCGAGTCACCCCATTTGCCACCATTTGAGCATCGCAGTAAATTGCGGCTCCATTGGCTAACGCCTGACGACCTGCTTGAACCGCATCTGCAGAAGCCTCAATATCATTCGCGAGATCAGTCATTCCACAAGCATGAATTAATCGCACTGTGACGTGAGCCAGATCCGCAGGCAACCGTTCGAGATTCGCTTCAGACCGAATAATGGCAAATGATTTACGGTAAATATCCTCACCGTTGCGAATGTAATCAATCATATCGAGCATTGATAAGTTGAGCGATCGTAGAGAGGTCTGACACAGGCTGTTCTGTCAGCAGTTCCTCTCCAGCAAAAAGATAGTAAGCTTCGGACTGTTCCATCCTAGTTCCAAGCAAGGTGATATCAGCAGGACTCGGTTGAGCACAACCTTTTGGACAGCCTGTAATATGAACATTAATGGGATGCTTTAAGGACTGAGTCAAAGCATGAGCATCAGCTTGCGTATGTGTCTCAGCAGAAGCACATCCAGGCTTGCCAGCACAGGCAACGATCGAGGATTGAATCGGGTCAATTGAGAAACCAGATAGCTCTTGCAATACGGTAGATGGATCGGCAATATTTGGCAGAATGATCGATTGCCACGGTGTTAGTCGAATTTCGCCTGAACCGTAGGTTTTAGCAAGTTCGATGAGGTGTTGAAATTGCGCGATCGAGAGTTGCCCCAAAGGTAATGCAATCCCGATATAAAACAATCCAGCTTGTTTTTGAGCATGAACTCCGATAAGGGAAGCAATCTCAGATTTTAAAGAAATTGCAGTGCTGAAGGTTGCAAACCCTGCACGATCGAGAATTCCTTGAACCCCCCAATCTTTCAACATATCTCTCATCCTTGGCTTTTTCGGACGCTGAGATTGTTGGACATAGCTCAAATAAACTTTGGCTAGAGTTGCGATCGCAGAAACACACTCCGTCGCATCAATCACGACTCCAGTTTCATACAGTTGTTTATCTGCTGCAAAAGCTAACTGAAGCTGATTCGATGATATCGCTGAAAGTTGAATCTCATTGTATCGATGTTGCCAAGCTTGTTCGGATCGCGTTCCGATACTCACCTGCCCACCGCCATCAATCCCAATACTAAATTTTGGGGGCAGACCTGCTAATTCTGGCGTGGATTGAATGTAAGTATCAATGTCTTGAACGAGCGATCGCGTATCGATTAATTCGCTTGGATCAATTCCTGCGGTTGGGCTTGCCATCACATTGCGCAGATGATCCACCTGAGCATTTTTTGCCGCAAGCCCAATATTTTTCAAGATTTCAAAGATTTCTGGAGCCGATGAAACCGCTCGAAATTGAAGATTCGCACGATTCGTCACTTGAATCGTCGAAGTCTTCCAGCGATCGGTAATTTCAGCGATCGCACTTGCCTGCGCTACAGTCAAAATCCCGCCTGGAACTCGAATTCGCATCAAGATTCCATCTTGGGCAGGCGTTTCATAAAATAGCCCTGGACAGGGGTTTGCACTCACTAACTCACTCATATGCTCCTTCTCCGTGGTTCGCAGAGAATTGAATGAAGACTGACTTGGAATTGGCATTCTGACTCGATTTGATGATCATCACAGCTGCGCCACAGTACCGGATTTGCACCGGATTTTCCCAATCCAAGCCAATGAAGCATATCACACTCGATTGCGCAAGATTTCGATTCTCAAACTTCTCTAAATCTTTCTCAACGCGAAATCATCCATTGAGTTTCAATTTTTGGCATGGATGACTGAGAACATGAATGAGCGTGACAGGGGCGGTAATGTTTTAGATCTATAGACGAACGATGGTGCTGCGATCGCGTTATGTCCAAATGCATCTCAGCAGCGTTCGGTTTCGGCTTCAGTTGCCCTAAATATTTTTTTAATGCTCAAATTCATCTACGCCCATGTTCGCCGCATCATCGAAATGCTGACACTGACAGAGCATTCTGTTTCTAATCATACACACAACGCCCACAACAACACCCAACTTGCTGTTGTGGGCACAATCAAGGCTTGCGCGATTTTTTCCTCTGCACCACTGCCATACGGTTTCGACTACACCGTCTTCCATTCTCGACAGTGGCGCATCAGTCGCGCAAAAACGATAACGATAAGGTAATTCCAGACAGCTTGTTGAAAAAATAACTCAGATTTAGGAAGCCCAAACTGATATTCAAAGAAGCTAAAGGATTAGACTCCTCTAAAGCCCAGATCCATTTCGATGCCCATTTGCTCGGCTTGCTGCATTGTGCGATCGCACTTTGTCCGTCGGCAGATCTGACGAATACCAATTTGACTGAAGAATAGTCCGAGCAGAATGATAGCACCAATTTCGGCGAGCTTGCGCGTGACCGCACTTGAAGCACCGAAAATCAAAATAGCCATCCAGAGGTACAGTTGCCCTGGGACTTTTTGATGCGATCTCGTTCCCTTTCTGAAGTTCATCACAATTTGATTCAAGAAGTAAGATGGTGCTTTGGTGATCATGTCTCTTCACTGATGAAGCCTTTCCAAGTACGAGAAGAAACAGCCCCGTTACTTCACTTCACTAGATGCAAATTGTGTAACACGACCCGACTTAACTGCCACAACCACATCATAGGTTGCACAGTAAGCAAATGTAGTATTGTTGGCTTTGTTGTAGAGATTGACCACCATACCTGCACCACCAGGTTGCACGGAGACTGGCTCTAAATCGCCAAAGAAGTAGCGTCGTAACTCATCACCACCCCCAAACTGTCCCTTATGCTGGACAATTTTAGCGATCTTTTGCGACGGGGTTAAGCCTGTACTATCTTTCATTTCTTGAGCTGCTGATGCCTGCATGAGGTGAGGATTGATGGCTTTGAGTGGAGCATCCCAAATTGTGACCATGCCAACTAAAGCAACCGTGGTGAAAGTTGTGGTGAGTAAAGAAGTAAGTTTCATGAAGTTCATTCCTGAGGAGTTCAGTTAATTCCAGAATGCAGGTCTTCGTTGAGAGGAACCTAAACTGAAACTAAACCTTCTGTGAAGTTAACCGTGTAGAAAACTCATGCCAAACTCAGCATTTTCTCAGAAAACTATGCTGATGCGCCTAAGATCAGTTTCTCAGTCAATTCTCAGCGGTTGATCAGAACGCATTCAGGCTAGTTTGTCATGCTTGTTGTTATCAAACACTTACTAGCTTCAGGAGAGTGATGATAAAACGCTTCTTATTGACAGCATTCTCGCTCATGCTGGTCTCCACGGCTTCAACTGTTCCCGCAAGTGCTCAGCCTCGCATCAACCAAGAGATCGCGAGCAACAATCTAGGCACGACTCAAACCACCGTCAGATTATCTCCAGCTGATCTTGCACATTTTGCTTATCGCGGCTATTTCAAGTCTCAGAGCATCAAGGGCTATGGCAGCTTAATTCAAGATCATAATACTGGCAAAGTTAGCGCTAAAGACATTGTGCAAGCCGCAGTGAATACTCATCATCTGCCAGCTTCTACTTTGGACGATCGCGGTTATCTCAATGCCGTAGACAATCAGTTGCGCGACCTTAACCTGCATTGAGTGCCCCTGAAGAAGCCGAAACGATTTGGCTTCTTCGTTGAGTTCCAGCTAGTCTACAATGAGTTGATAATTCTAGACGTTGATAATTCTAGACGTTGATAATTCTAGACTGAGTTTGAACGCTATCCGCGTCAAAGTAGGTGATCTCCATGCGTCGCTTGAGTAGATTTTCAAGAACAAGGTTCAGACTGAGATGGAATCACCTCGATACCAACTCACTCCATTTTCGGCTGTTTTTCTGTATCGTGATCTTTTCTGCGATCGCTGCTGTGAGTTTCGTTTTTCTCAGTCGTCGAGATGTGCAAAACTTTCTGTCGATGAGTTCGTTTGATGCAGCAACCACTGCAAAATTTCTCACGCTCGCTGCTCAGTTAACGACCTTAAGCTTAATTTTTATTGGCGTGCTGATGTTGATCATGCTCGGATTAGTTTGGCGATTGCTTTCAGCATTACGACATTTCCATCAATGGACAACTTCTTCAACTCATCGACTAGATCCCTATCCGCTCAATTTATACCCTGCACCGACCGAAATCAAAGGATTAGCGCAACGTTGGAATGAGATCGTTACTCAACTAGCAACGGTTAAAGATCAACAGCGACAATTTACGAATGCGGTCGCTCATGAACTGCGATCGCCATTGAGTTTAATTTACGGCTATCTCCAGCGGAGTCAAAAACAAAATCAAACATTGACAGATACGCAAAAAGAAACACTTGCGATGGCAATCACAGAAGCAGAGCGAATGACGCTCATCTTAAAAGACTTGATTGATCTTGCGCGCATAGAAAGTATTAATATCGCGATTGATGAAGAAGTCGTTATTTTAAACGATTTTGTTCACGATGTCGTCAATATGACCGAACAGTTTGAGTCTTGTAATATTGAAACCAAATTATCCACAACGCCAATCCGAGTCCAAACAAATCGCGACTATTTAATGCAAATTCTAGATCACCTCATTAGCAATGCAATTAAACATTCCAATTTAGATATTCCAATCATCATTACACTCCACCAAGAAAGCAACACAGCGATTATTCAAGTGCGCGATCGCGGAAGCGGTATTTCCCCATCTCAACAAGCCTTTGTATTTGAGCCATTTTACCGAACTGATCCGTCGCGGGCACGAACAACTGGTGGGACTGGCTTAGGATTGACGATCGCAAAAACATTAGCAGAACGGATGGGCGGCAATATTACTGTCGAATCTCAACCCGGTGAAGGCAGTACGTTCACATTAACACTTCCAGCAGTAGGAACCCGATCATGAGTGCTCATATTCTATTAGTTGAGGATGAAGTTAAACTTGCTCGTTTTATCGAACTAGAACTGGTTAGTGAGGGCTATACGGTTAGTGTCGCGCATGATGGCATGTCAGGCTTGATGCTTGCTCGCGAGGCAACGCTCGATCTGGCGATTCTCGATTGGATGCTTCCAGGATTGTCTGGTTTAGAACTCTGTCGGCGATTGCGATCGACCGGAAGTAAAGTTCCAGTCATTCTGTTAACGGCACGCGATGAGGTAAGCGATCGCGTTGCGGGTCTGGATGCAGGAGCCGATGATTACATGGTGAAACCGTTTAGCATTGAGGAACTGCTCGCAAGAGTCCGCGCTCATTTGCGTCGAGTGCAAGACGGTGATGAAGAGATTTTACAGTTCAATACCTTACGCCTGAATCGGAAGACTCGCGAGGTATATCGCGGCACTCGATCGATTTCTCTTACTGCAAAGGAATTCGATTTACTAGAGTATCTTTTGCGGCATCCGCGTCAAGTGTTTACTCGTGATCAGATTCTTGAGCATGTTTGGGGCTATAACTTCATCGGCGATTCTAATATTATTGAAGTTTACATTCGCTATTTACGTCTGAAATTAGAAGAAGAACAGGAGCCGAGACTCCTTCATACTGTTCGGGGAGTTGGCTATACGCTACGCGATTGATTCAAGCAGCATTTCCATCAAGATAGGTTAAAGCGGAGCATTGCGATGCTGTCTCGCCCAAGCTGAAAGGCTAACCGAACGGAGTTCTTTCAGGGCTAAAACTTCTCTACTGGGATGTTACGAGCAGCCATGCTGCTGCTGCTGAATGATCAAGTTATGGACAATCCTCGATCGTACACTAACGTTGGCAAAGGCTACACAATGCGAGAACTCAGAGTTTTTCAAAAAAACTGAGTTCTAAGAATTTTGGTTGCATCCCTGAATTCAGTCACATTGCATAGATGATGCAGTTCTAATAGAAAGGTTAATTTTTGCTGAAAGAACAGCAATCTCCATCAAAAGAACTTTAGGATACTTTATCAGAAGTTGAAGGACGCCCATTTCTTGCAGACTTGATCAAACTAATTGCATCATAATGTACATCGCTCCTTGAGGAGTATCGGAAGCAATGATGACGATTCCTTCGAGACCGGAGCAGCGAACCTTAGCAATTCTATCCTCCCTGAGTTATCGAACGGGCGAACTCAGCTCCTATTTGTATGAAGTGGCGCAAGGAGTTAGCGAACTGATTGGGTTAGACTGGTCGGTTGTGACCTATTGCCAAGGGGATAGCGAGCGGATTCTGGCAAGTACGATCGAGCTAGGGGAAGTAGCAAATCAGGTGTATTCGCTGCATGGTAGCTTGACTGGTACAGTTGTAAAAACGGGCGCTCCGTTAGTCGTCGAGAATGCAAGTACCTGTAAGGATTATGGTCAGGCACCAGAAGGCTATCAGGCTTATTTAGGAGTGCCTTTACGAACCTCAAGCGGTGACGTGATTGGGACAATTTGCTCTTTCCAACGGCAGCCCCGTTGCTTTACAGAAAACGAAGTGAAGCTAGCAGAACTGTTTGCTGAACGGGCTGCAACGGCAATCGATAACTATCAGCTTTACCAACAGCAGCAACAATTCAATGAAATGTTAGAAGCGGAGGTCATGAAACGCACAATCGAACTCCGCGCCGCCCAATCAGAGTTATTGACTGCTAACCTTGAATTAGAACAACGGGTTGAGCAGCGCACAGCAGAACTCAAACAAGCAGAAGCAAAGTTTCGAGCAATCGTTGAGAATGCGAATGATATTATCTTTGCAATCACGCCGGACAATGTATTTTCCTATGTTTCTCCTAATGTTGCTGATGTGCTAGGATTCCAGCCTTCGGAAATGGAAGGAAACTTGATCACATCGTTCATCCATCCTGATGATATTCAAGCTTGTATTGGCGAGATCGAACAATTGCTTTCAACCGGACAGAAACAATCGGGAACAGAATATCGTGCTCCTCATAAACAAGGTGGCTGGCGTTGGCTCACTGCAAATATCGGATTAACTCAAGATACAAACGGACAACCGCTGATTGTAGGCGTAACCCGTGATATTAGCGATCGTAAACAAGCCGAGAAAGCATTAGAACGGCTCGCAGAAATTGGTGAGCTAGCCGCGATGATTGTGCATGAAGTCCGAAACCCGCTGACGACAATTTCAATGGGACTAAATACGTTCAAAAAACTCAATTTGACAGAGCGGTTTCAGGAATATCTTTCGCTTGCATTAGATGAAGCCGACCGTTTACAGCGATTATTGAACCAAATTTTGCTGTATTCTAAACCGCAAACTTTACAGCGATCGCAGTTAGCTTTGGATCAATTGATCACCGAAACACTTGATACTCTCAAGACCATTCCTGCTGCGTCGGAGAAAGACCTAAAGGTGGACATCGCATCCTCACCCATTCAAGTTTTAGCGGATCAAGATAAGCTGAAACAGGTGTTCATTAACTTAATCATCAATGCCTATGAAGCCAGCAATACCGGAGAGACAGTAACGGTTAAGCTCTATACGCTTAGAAATCATCAAGCTTGCATTCACATTCAAAATCAGGGTCAACCGATTCCTACAGAGAGTCTGCCCAACTTAACGAAACCCTTCTTCACGACAAAAACAGCGGGCACTGGGTTAGGACTCGCGATCGTCAAACGGATCATCGAAGCTCATGAAGGTGAATTGAGTATCGAATCCTCTGCGACAACAGGAACGATCGTTCAAGTATTGCTGCCTCTAACACCATAAATCCTCAAGATGAGAATTCGCTGAAAATGACCTGAAAACTTTCTCTGTGAAATATCAGCATTTTGTTCTGGACTGTTTAAGCGCTCATCATCTCACTGCTCAACCTAACCATCATAATCAGGGATGTATTCATCCAAGCAAGCTTTAATCATGAAAGTAAAACATTGGATTTCACTCAGTCTAGCTTCTCTCATCTTTGTTGGGTGCGTTGGAACGATGGCTAAGAATCAGACAACGGAACCGGAACTTCCAGCAAAACCAGAATTAGCAACTCAAGCGAAAACTCCAGCATCAACCATTGTAAAATCAGGCAGTTTTCAGTCTGGAGAACATCCAACCCAGGGAAAAGCTCAAATTGTTACTCAGAATGGCAAATCTTTCCTAGAACTAGATCAAGGGTTTAAAACCTCTAGTTTGGGACCTGATTTAGTTGTTGTTTTACATCGCTCCAACAATGTACTGGGATCTGCAAAACCACCTTCTTATCCCTTGAAAGAGGGAGAATATGTCGTTCTCGCACCTTTACAAAAGTTTAATGGTGCTCAAAGCTATGCGATTCCAGCCAATGTTAACCTAAAAAACTTTCAGTCCACTGTAATTTGGTGTCGCAAGTTTAATGCAACTTTTGGGACTGCTCCATTAAGTTAATTCGGAGAATTGTAATGTCACTTGACCTTCAAGTTGCTCTAGTTACAGGGAGTAGCCAGGGCATGAGCCAGGAAATTGTAATGCCAGACTGAGTATGCTCAATCTGGCAAAGTTAGAAGTTCTACAACAGCATTAGTGACAAAGCGCCCGTAATAGAACGGCTCAAGCCTCTGCAGTGACAGCGCGATCGCCGCTTGATTCTGTCTCCATGGCAGTTAATAGGGAGATTAAGGACTGCAAGTGTTTTTCCGTAGCATTTTCCCGCAGCACTTTTTCATGTCCGCGTTGTGCTAAAGCCGCAGCTTCTTGGGGATTGTTGAGCAAAGACATGATCGCTGCTCTTAA is part of the Leptolyngbya boryana PCC 6306 genome and harbors:
- a CDS encoding precorrin-8X methylmutase yields the protein MIDYIRNGEDIYRKSFAIIRSEANLERLPADLAHVTVRLIHACGMTDLANDIEASADAVQAGRQALANGAAIYCDAQMVANGVTRKRLPVDNPVICTLNDPIVPELAQKLNNTRSAAALDLWDMRGAVIAIGNAPTALFRLLELLDEGAPKPALILGFPVGFVGAAESKAELAANSRGVPFITLHGRRGGSAIAAAAVNALAKQEEI
- the cobG gene encoding precorrin-3B synthase, translating into MSELVSANPCPGLFYETPAQDGILMRIRVPGGILTVAQASAIAEITDRWKTSTIQVTNRANLQFRAVSSAPEIFEILKNIGLAAKNAQVDHLRNVMASPTAGIDPSELIDTRSLVQDIDTYIQSTPELAGLPPKFSIGIDGGGQVSIGTRSEQAWQHRYNEIQLSAISSNQLQLAFAADKQLYETGVVIDATECVSAIATLAKVYLSYVQQSQRPKKPRMRDMLKDWGVQGILDRAGFATFSTAISLKSEIASLIGVHAQKQAGLFYIGIALPLGQLSIAQFQHLIELAKTYGSGEIRLTPWQSIILPNIADPSTVLQELSGFSIDPIQSSIVACAGKPGCASAETHTQADAHALTQSLKHPINVHITGCPKGCAQPSPADITLLGTRMEQSEAYYLFAGEELLTEQPVSDLSTIAQLINARYD
- a CDS encoding sensor histidine kinase, whose product is MSFVFLSRRDVQNFLSMSSFDAATTAKFLTLAAQLTTLSLIFIGVLMLIMLGLVWRLLSALRHFHQWTTSSTHRLDPYPLNLYPAPTEIKGLAQRWNEIVTQLATVKDQQRQFTNAVAHELRSPLSLIYGYLQRSQKQNQTLTDTQKETLAMAITEAERMTLILKDLIDLARIESINIAIDEEVVILNDFVHDVVNMTEQFESCNIETKLSTTPIRVQTNRDYLMQILDHLISNAIKHSNLDIPIIITLHQESNTAIIQVRDRGSGISPSQQAFVFEPFYRTDPSRARTTGGTGLGLTIAKTLAERMGGNITVESQPGEGSTFTLTLPAVGTRS
- a CDS encoding response regulator transcription factor, with translation MSAHILLVEDEVKLARFIELELVSEGYTVSVAHDGMSGLMLAREATLDLAILDWMLPGLSGLELCRRLRSTGSKVPVILLTARDEVSDRVAGLDAGADDYMVKPFSIEELLARVRAHLRRVQDGDEEILQFNTLRLNRKTREVYRGTRSISLTAKEFDLLEYLLRHPRQVFTRDQILEHVWGYNFIGDSNIIEVYIRYLRLKLEEEQEPRLLHTVRGVGYTLRD
- a CDS encoding GAF domain-containing sensor histidine kinase, coding for MMTIPSRPEQRTLAILSSLSYRTGELSSYLYEVAQGVSELIGLDWSVVTYCQGDSERILASTIELGEVANQVYSLHGSLTGTVVKTGAPLVVENASTCKDYGQAPEGYQAYLGVPLRTSSGDVIGTICSFQRQPRCFTENEVKLAELFAERAATAIDNYQLYQQQQQFNEMLEAEVMKRTIELRAAQSELLTANLELEQRVEQRTAELKQAEAKFRAIVENANDIIFAITPDNVFSYVSPNVADVLGFQPSEMEGNLITSFIHPDDIQACIGEIEQLLSTGQKQSGTEYRAPHKQGGWRWLTANIGLTQDTNGQPLIVGVTRDISDRKQAEKALERLAEIGELAAMIVHEVRNPLTTISMGLNTFKKLNLTERFQEYLSLALDEADRLQRLLNQILLYSKPQTLQRSQLALDQLITETLDTLKTIPAASEKDLKVDIASSPIQVLADQDKLKQVFINLIINAYEASNTGETVTVKLYTLRNHQACIHIQNQGQPIPTESLPNLTKPFFTTKTAGTGLGLAIVKRIIEAHEGELSIESSATTGTIVQVLLPLTP
- a CDS encoding DM13 domain-containing protein, with protein sequence MAKNQTTEPELPAKPELATQAKTPASTIVKSGSFQSGEHPTQGKAQIVTQNGKSFLELDQGFKTSSLGPDLVVVLHRSNNVLGSAKPPSYPLKEGEYVVLAPLQKFNGAQSYAIPANVNLKNFQSTVIWCRKFNATFGTAPLS